A genome region from Haliotis asinina isolate JCU_RB_2024 chromosome 11, JCU_Hal_asi_v2, whole genome shotgun sequence includes the following:
- the LOC137255416 gene encoding sodium- and chloride-dependent glycine transporter 2-like, which yields MGPCNDPDIIDVYEMTEVKSENDGCSINQLQRVKWNSRLGYLLSLVGCCVGFGNLWRFPYICNRNGGGAFLLPFLLCLFVVGFPMFFLEAALSQFSGMATPRVWSFCPILKGVGIGTLLTCTVFVPNYNILLAWPIYYMVKSCSSVLPWATCGNSWNTDLCVESVKMSTFNRTLQGNASSTEGEMWKNDTLAHTAAEEFWQYNALGISSGLEEVGSVQWHMVGCLFASYIIVCLCMVSGIKSIEKVVYVTAVVPYILLVTIFVRVLMLPGAGAGLLYYLTPDFSRLLHAQVWVEACIQVMFSLAVGWGMIGTASSYSQFHEPCLRDAIIVTAVSEGTSIFAGFVIFATLGVMSEKTGVPISRVVSSGPGLAFVVYPEALFQLPMPQVWSFLFFLVLFTAGLDSQFMNIEVLTTAMVDKYPATLTARRHLVTAGVCVMSFLLGIILCTEGGPYIYQLLDWYLGALSVMLFCTLECLAVVWIYGLEQFSKDIEMMIGKPLQIPFKILWAFVLPAVLLTVLLLSLLRYEPPSYGKYTFPGYASVIGWFVASAPLIPLPIYAIKAVRKHLVSHTLKESIKLASRPEEAWCPGDPLHLKEYRDSSKNTKYSVREELTSA from the exons ATGGGCCCTTGCAATGATCCTGATATCATCGACGTCTACGAGATGACTGAGGTTAAATCTGAAAACGATGGTTGCAGTATAAATCAGCTCCAAAGAGTGAAGTGGAATTCCCGTCTGGGTTATCTTCTTTCGTTGGTTGGATGTTGTGTAGGATTTGGAAATTTGTGGAGGTTCCCATACATCTGCAACAGGAACGGTGGAG GAGCTTTCCTCCTGCCGTTCTTACTCTGCCTCTTTGTGGTTGGATTCCCAATGTTCTTCTTGGAGGCAGCCCTCTCTCAGTTTTCAGGAATGGCAACTCCTCGTGTGTGGAGTTTTTGTCCTATATTGAAAG GCGTTGGCATCGGAACTCTTTTGACGTGCACTGTCTTCGTCCCAAACTACAATATCCTCCTGGCGTGGCCCATCTATTACATGGTGAAGTCCTGTTCCAGTGTTCTTCCATGGGCAACTTGTGGCAACAGCTGGAACACAGATCTGTGTGTGGAATCTGTGAAGATGAGCACCTTCAACAGGACACTTCAGGGCAATGCATCCAGCACTGAGGGAGAGATGTGGAAGAACGACACACTGGCTCACACAGCTGCTGAAGAGTTTTGGCA GTACAACGCGCTAGGCATCTCCAGTGGCTTGGAGGAGGTGGGCTCGGTACAGTGGCACATGGTCGGCTGTCTCTTTGCTTCCTACATCATTGTCTGTCTCTGCATGGTGTCTGGAATAAAGTCAATAGAGAAA GTTGTGTATGTGACAGCAGTAGTTCCATATATTCTTCTGGTCACCATCTTCGTACGTGTGCTGATGCTGCCAGGAGCTGGCGCTGGTCTGCTCTACTACCTGACACCAGACTTCAGTCGACTCCTCCACGCCCAG GTATGGGTTGAGGCTTGTATCCAGGTGATGTTCTCCCTGGCAGTGGGTTGGGGGATGATAGGCACTGCTTCCAGCTACAGTCAATTCCACGAGCCCTGCCTCAG AGACGCTATCATCGTGACTGCAGTATCAGAGGGAACAAGCATCTTCGCTGGATTTGTGATATTCGCCACCCTTGGTGTCATGTCGGAGAAAACTGGTGTTCCAATTTCAAGAGTGGTATCCAGTG GTCCAGGATTGGCCTTTGTTGTCTATCCGGAAGCTTTATTCCAACTTCCAATGCCACAAGTCTGGTCATTCCTATTCTTCCTGGTGTTATTTACAGCTGGACTTGATTCACAG tttatgAATATTGAGGTCCTTACAACAGCCATGGTAGACAAATATCCGGCCACTTTAACCGCAAGACGCCATCTTGTGACAGCAGGTGTCTGCGTGATGAGCTTCTTACTTGGGATTATATTGTGCACAGAG GGAGGCCCCTACATATACCAACTGCTGGACTGGTATTTAGGCGCCTTATCCGTGATGCTATTTTGTACATTGGAATGTCTGGCTGTTGTCTGGATTTATG GTTTGGAGCAGTTCAGCAAAGACATTGAGATGATGATAGGGAAACCCCTGCAAATCCCTTTCAAGATCCTCTGGGCCTTTGTCCTCCCTGCTGTGCTTCTG ACCGTACTCCTGCTGTCCCTACTACGATATGAACCACCTTCCTATGGCAAGTACACGTTTCCAGGTTATGCTAGTGTCATTGGTTGGTTCGTTGCGTCCGCTCCACTTATTCCTCTTCCGATCTATGCCATCAAAGCAGTGAGGAAGCACCTGGTGTCCCACACACTCAAAGAG aGTATCAAACTGGCCTCGAGGCCAGAGGAGGCGTGGTGTCCAGGTGACCCACTCCACCTAAAGGAATATCGAGACAGTTCAAAGAATACTAAGTATTCAGTGAGAGAAGAGCTTACATCTGCGTAA
- the LOC137255415 gene encoding sodium- and chloride-dependent glycine transporter 1-like, translating to MDLHGLRTALVEEWNAILFSFFMNMTRSTRTRGTCLGHLSWTRGEGSTMFPKQTKGTDPANSASEMAEEVLTEASDRPRWNSRLEYILSLLGYCVGLGNLWRFPYICNRNGGGAFLLPFALCVMIFGFPLFFLEVSLSQFSGRGNPRVWSFCPMFKGVGVGSMLLYPVFLPYYSILLALSFYYMVQSCSSVLPWTTCSNSWNSGMCIEDVKTSSNLTPAVDVANTSTVADAWQNVTLSHTAAEEFWQYSVLNISSGLEEVGSVQWHLVGCLFAAYVLMFLCMIGGIKSVGKAVYVTALLPYILLVTIFIRMLMLPGAGAGLMHFVTPDFSELLHAQVWIEALLQVMYELALGWGAIGAASSYNKFHESCLTDAIIVCAVSEGTSIFAGFVTFATLGVMSEKTGVPVSEVVSSGTGLGFVLYPEALVHLPFPQVWSFIFFLMMLTIGLDSQFLNVEAIVTALVDRLPATLSRRRRIVTAAVCVVSFLVGIIYCTQGGQYLLQLVDWYIGAFYVFVFCTVECVSIVWIYGVNQISKDVEMMTGRHLPVYIKIMWGFVIPGILSIVFVLTLLWYQPPTYGKYSYPSYASTVGWFIAAVALIPVPFYMIQAVRKHITAHTFTKSVKLALKPDDEWCPSDPLYREEYRRNLVESKSSLRDNIKNVFRK from the exons ATGGATCTCCACGGACTCCGCACTGCTCTAGTGGAGGAATGGAATGCGattctgttttctttctttatgaACATGACAAGGAGCACGAGAACAAGGGGCACCTGTCTTGGGCATCTGTCTTGGACGCGCGGAGAGG GTTCAACAATGTTCCCAAAGCAGACAAAAGGTACCGATCCAGCAAACTCTGCTAGTGAGATGGCTGAAGAAGTACTCACTGAGGCATCTGATAGACCTAGATGGAATTCGCGGCTTGAATACATTTTATCTTTACTTGGATATTGTGTTGGATTAGGGAACTTGTGGAGATTCCCCTACATTTGTAACAGAAATGGAGGAG GTGCCTTCCTCCTGCCCTTTGCACTTTGCGTCATGATCTTTGGGTTTCCTCTCTTCTTCCTTGAGGTCTCCCTTTCGCAGTTCTCCGGAAGAGGAAATCCCCGTGTGTGGAGTTTCTGCCCCATGTTCAAAG GTGTCGGGGTGGGATCCATGCTACTGTATCCAGTCTTCTTGCCCTACTACAGTATTCTTCTGGCATTGTCCTTCTACTACATGGTGCAGTCTTGCTCCAGTGTCCTGCCATGGACGACATGCAGCAACAGTTGGAACAGCGGAATGTGTATTGAAGATGTCAAGACTTCCAGTAACCTGACACCTGCAGTCGATGTGGCTAACACCAGCACCGTCGCGGATGCCTGGCAAAACGTCACCCTCTCTCACACAGCTGCTGAGGAGTTCTGGCA GTACAGCGTGCTGAATATATCCAGTGGTTTGGAGGAGGTTGGTTCCGTCCAGTGGCATTTAGTTGGCTGTCTCTTTGCCGCGTATGTTCTGATGTTCCTGTGTATGATAGGCGGAATCAAGTCTGTGGGTAAG GCTGTATATGTGACGGCTCTGTTGCCTTACATTCTTCTGGTAACCATCTTCATTCGGATGCTGATGTTGCCAGGAGCTGGAGCTGGTTTAATGCATTTCGTCACTCCCGACTTCAGTGAACTTCTACATGCACAG GTGTGGATTGAAGCATTACTCCAGGTGATGTATGAATTGGCGCTTGGTTGGGGTGCTATTGGTGCCGCTTCAAGCTACAACAAGTTCCATGAGTCATGCCTAAC AGACGCCATCATAGTGTGTGCAGTATCAGAGGGAACAAGCATCTTTGCGGGATTTGTGACATTTGCGACCCTTGGTGTCATGTCGGAGAAAACTGGCGTTCCAGTATCGGAAGTAGTTTCCAGTG GAACAGGGTTAGGATTCGTGCTGTATCCAGAAGCACTTGTGCACCTCCCGTTTCCCCAAGTGTGGTCGTTTATATTCTTCTTGATGATGCTTACAATTGGTCTTGATTCTCAG tttttGAATGTGGAGGCAATTGTAACCGCTTTGGTAGACCGGCTTCCTGCCACATTGTCCAGGAGGCGACGGATTGTTACCGCTGCTGTATGTGTCGTATCCTTTCTGGTTGGAATCATATATTGCACACAG GGTGGACAATACCTGCTGCAGCTGGTTGATTGGTATATAGGGGCGTTCTATGTCTTTGTGTTCTGTACCGTGGAGTGTGTGTCCATCGTGTGGATCTATG gaGTGAATCAAATCAGCAAAGACGTTGAGATGATGACTGGGAGACATCTACCTGTTTATATAAAGATCATGTGGGGTTTTGTCATCCCAGGGATACTTTCA ATTGTTTTCGTGCTTACCCTATTATGGTACCAGCCCCCGACCTATGGCAAGTACTCCTACCCAAGCTACGCCTCTACTGTGGGATGGTTCATCGCGGCAGTTGCTCTTATTCCAGTGCCCTTTTATATGATACAGGCTGTGAGGAAGCACATAACCGCTCACACATTCACAAAG AGTGTGAAACTGGCTCTGAAACCTGACGATGAGTGGTGTCCCTCCGATCCTCTCTACAGGGAGGAGTACAGAAGAAACTTGGTGGAATCAAAGAGTTCATTGAGGGATAACATAAAGAATGTGTTTCGAAAATGA